One Pecten maximus chromosome 7, xPecMax1.1, whole genome shotgun sequence genomic window carries:
- the LOC117331579 gene encoding uncharacterized protein LOC117331579 — protein sequence MLRQRALRDVRIEFKNIIDKEAKECELMHLEIFHCNSEGSFESATFRMPLFGIAEPVPSDPPTPWTSFIFQFGDVFNFKNLELLLNVENSDDSRSKVDPDLFAAYNLLVDYIADKEAHDVCLSNVCKSTDGSLPTSSSETDMAYALACHLFMPLTGGSCVLDNHSRSWPRSCPGGCKGIAQKGPTGVGAVQIWHGFADILIDKKIPLMIWKEVPDVLTDEKREDTLGDSESVAADESLSRCSLYSLNVEVKRYEQPHCQLIAQTITNSFAQVNENKRLSEFLIPSFGCCNNEIVIFGYDCENDVLVKKIDPIALWTEVDDVWQLSISAIVQIWMYIHFPLMMLPSLAKSYDNNIQSNFHKCHTIKLFRKYSKCHIKGFSHERSVGLLQAQYMIPTKKMKTDW from the exons ATGTTACGTCAACGCGCTTTGCGTGATGTTCgtattgaatttaaaaacatCATTGACAAAGAAGCAAAAGAATGCGAGCTGATGCATTTGGAGATATTTCACTGTAACTCGGAAGGCAGCTTTGAGTCTGCAACTTTCAGGATGCCCCTTTTTGGAATAGCAGAGCCCGTACCTTCTGACCCGCCAACACCATGGACCAGCTTCATATTTCAGTTCGGAGATGTATTCAATTTCAAGAATTTGGAACTGTTGTTGAACGTTGAAAATTCCGACGACAGTAGATCTAAAGTCGACCCAGACCTATTTGCAGCATATAATTTGTTAGTTGATTACATTGCAG ATAAAGAAGCACATGATGTTTGCTTATCAAATGTTTGCAAATCCACAGACGGAAGTTTGCCTACATCATCTTCAGAGACTGATATGGCCTATGCTTTAGCTTGTCATTTATTTATGCCACTGACTGGTGGATCCTGTGTCCTAGACAACCACTCAAGGTCGTGGCCGAGGAGTTGTCCAGGTGGCTGCAAAGGAATAGCTCAGAAAGGACCTACTGGTGTTG GTGCTGTTCAAATATGGCATGGTTTTGCTGatattttgattgataaaaaaattccTCTTATGATTTGGAAAGAAGTTCCTGATGTCCTTACAGATGAGAAAAGGGAAGACACTTTGGGAGATTCAGAAAGTGTAGCTGCAGATGAATCATTGTCTCGATGCTCATTGTATTCATTAAATGTTGAAGTAAAAAGATATGAGCAACCACATTGCCAGTTAATAGCACAAACAATTACCAATAGTTTTGCACAGGTCAATGAGAACAAACGGCTCTCAGAATTTCTCATTCCATCTTTTGGCTGTTGCAATAATGAGAttgtgatttttggatatgacTGTGAAAATGATGTTCTTGTGAAAAAGATTGACCCCATTGCACTTTGGACAGAGGTAGATGATGTCTGGCAATTATCTATTTCTGCTATTGTTCAAATTTGGATGTATATTCATTTTCCACTTATGATGCTGCCATCCTTAGCAAAGAGCTATGATAATAATATTCAATCAAATTTTCACAAATGCCACACAATTAAATTATTTCGTAAGTATTCAAAGTGCCACATTAAAGGGTTTTCACACGAGAGAAGTGTCGGTCTTCTCCAGGCACAGTATATGATTccaacaaaaaaaatgaaaaccgATTGGTAA